One genomic region from Candidatus Bathyarchaeia archaeon encodes:
- a CDS encoding methylene-tetrahydromethanopterin dehydrogenase N-terminal domain-containing protein produces the protein MTKQQFKTVFIFLDTDKHASPFDILTTVDVLPEAVILKYESVTVEDAEKLVYDAMFPRGPEGAKHTKIFINGRNFELINEILEKIKKCMFSPFELSVVIDPRGAYTTASAAVAKTLEVSVVKGFGGLEGKTVTVLAGTGPVGQTAARLYASEKAKVIVTSRDLKRSTAVAEKINEEFKEERARGVEAKTPEEVGTAIKDADVVLAAGAAGVQLLPLSTLKEYGKNCKIVADINAVPPLGVEGLKPTWDGKEVIPNVFGVGALVIGTLKNAIEAKLIKMAAESPKGIFDYKIAYQLARELVLKKLKGEEGKIETGKHWLP, from the coding sequence GACACAGATAAACATGCAAGCCCCTTTGATATTCTTACAACGGTTGATGTTCTTCCAGAAGCTGTCATCCTAAAATATGAAAGCGTGACCGTGGAAGATGCTGAAAAACTAGTTTACGATGCTATGTTCCCACGTGGGCCTGAGGGTGCAAAGCACACGAAAATATTCATTAATGGGCGTAACTTTGAGCTTATAAATGAGATACTAGAGAAAATTAAAAAGTGCATGTTTTCACCCTTCGAACTCAGCGTGGTAATAGACCCAAGAGGTGCGTATACGACGGCTTCAGCCGCTGTTGCAAAAACTCTTGAGGTCTCAGTAGTTAAGGGTTTTGGAGGTCTTGAAGGAAAAACTGTTACTGTTTTGGCTGGAACAGGACCAGTTGGGCAAACAGCTGCTAGGCTTTACGCATCTGAGAAGGCGAAAGTTATTGTGACTTCCCGTGATCTTAAGAGATCCACGGCTGTTGCTGAAAAAATAAATGAGGAGTTTAAAGAAGAAAGAGCAAGAGGTGTTGAGGCCAAAACCCCTGAGGAGGTTGGAACCGCCATAAAAGACGCCGATGTTGTTCTCGCAGCTGGAGCTGCAGGTGTTCAACTTCTTCCATTAAGTACACTTAAGGAATACGGGAAGAACTGCAAGATTGTGGCGGATATTAACGCCGTTCCCCCATTGGGCGTTGAAGGGTTAAAACCAACGTGGGATGGAAAAGAGGTGATTCCAAACGTTTTTGGCGTAGGTGCGCTTGTAATAGGCACCCTTAAAAATGCAATAGAAGCTAAACTGATTAAAATGGCAGCGGAATCGCCTAAAGGAATATTCGATTACAAGATCGCTTATCAATTAGCTAGAGAATTGGTTCTCAAGAAACTAAAAGGCGAAGAAGGAAAAATTGAAACTGGAAAACATTGGTTGCCTTAG
- the fhcD gene encoding formylmethanofuran--tetrahydromethanopterin N-formyltransferase translates to MFGPFFIVKTTKGHVVKVADTFAEMFPMWAGRVLITADSEKWALTAAEVATGFATSVIMAPAEAGVEGLVLGEKTPDGRVGAIIQIYNRNRFDLKNQMILRIGQCIMTCPTTSAFDALPDAKRRMKVGRSLRYFGDGFQKKGVVGGRKVWRIPVMEGEFIVEDSFGVAEAVAGGNFLILAKDKNSGLQAAEEAVKAIKNGVSGVIMPFPGGVCRSGSKAGSLKYKLKASTNHPFCPTLKKVVADSQLPEDVNSVYEIVINGLTVEAVKKAMGEGIKAAINVPGVLRISAGNYGGRLGPYKAFLKEVLGLS, encoded by the coding sequence ATGTTTGGCCCATTCTTCATAGTAAAGACCACTAAGGGCCACGTAGTAAAGGTTGCGGACACGTTCGCTGAAATGTTTCCTATGTGGGCTGGAAGAGTGCTCATTACAGCAGACAGTGAAAAATGGGCTTTAACCGCTGCTGAAGTGGCAACAGGCTTTGCCACAAGTGTCATTATGGCTCCAGCGGAGGCTGGAGTTGAGGGGCTTGTTCTAGGGGAAAAAACTCCAGATGGAAGAGTGGGCGCCATAATACAAATCTACAATCGAAATCGTTTCGACCTAAAAAACCAGATGATACTCCGTATTGGACAGTGCATAATGACTTGCCCCACAACATCAGCTTTCGACGCCCTTCCAGATGCAAAAAGGAGAATGAAGGTTGGGCGTAGTCTTCGCTATTTTGGCGATGGTTTCCAAAAGAAAGGTGTTGTCGGCGGCAGAAAAGTTTGGAGAATCCCGGTTATGGAAGGCGAATTCATCGTGGAAGACTCCTTTGGCGTTGCAGAGGCTGTTGCGGGAGGAAACTTTCTCATACTAGCAAAGGACAAAAATTCGGGACTGCAAGCCGCAGAAGAGGCTGTAAAAGCGATAAAAAATGGTGTAAGCGGGGTTATAATGCCTTTTCCAGGCGGAGTTTGCCGGTCAGGCTCTAAGGCTGGTTCTCTAAAGTACAAACTCAAGGCTTCAACAAACCATCCCTTCTGCCCAACACTAAAGAAGGTTGTGGCAGACTCCCAACTACCAGAAGACGTTAACTCCGTTTACGAGATAGTCATCAACGGCTTAACGGTTGAAGCTGTTAAGAAGGCTATGGGCGAAGGCATAAAAGCAGCCATAAATGTTCCCGGCGTTTTGCGAATCTCCGCTGGCAACTACGGCGGAAGACTTGGACCATATAAGGCTTTTTTGAAAGAAGTTTTAGGCCTGTCCTAA
- the prf1 gene encoding peptide chain release factor aRF-1 — translation MSAPKRRTSLELFRLKKILNTLANKEGRGTELISLYIPPGKQISEVMNMLREEYGTASNIKSTTTRKNVQDAIVKVQQRLKLFKETPENGLVIFCGAVPQNGAGSEKIETYVIIPPEPINIYLYRCDSRFHTEHLQELLREKETYGILLIDATAATLATLQGRRLEIVREVTSGVPGKTRAGGQSARRFERLREMRLQEYFRRVGEHANEVFLPIENLKGIIIGGPGPTKYDFEKGDYLNYQLKEKIIDTVDTAYVDEQGVKEIVDKAPEIMRKIRYIEERQIIQQFLYEIGHDTGLATYGEEAVRKALEAGAVKTLLLSEGLDIARVKVKCSACGYEEQQTIRGPMLTSFEQSLVGKPCPNCKAPSLSITEKQELIENFAQLAEYTNTDVEIISEETEEGQMLKNSFGGIAALLRFKLQE, via the coding sequence TTGAGCGCCCCTAAAAGAAGGACGTCCCTCGAACTCTTCCGGTTAAAAAAGATACTGAACACGCTAGCCAATAAAGAGGGACGAGGAACAGAACTCATTTCGCTTTACATTCCACCCGGGAAGCAGATAAGCGAAGTCATGAACATGCTTAGGGAGGAGTATGGCACTGCATCTAACATAAAGTCCACAACAACTCGCAAAAACGTCCAAGACGCCATTGTCAAAGTTCAGCAACGCCTAAAACTTTTTAAAGAAACCCCAGAAAACGGGCTTGTAATATTTTGCGGCGCAGTTCCGCAAAATGGTGCCGGAAGCGAGAAAATTGAAACTTACGTTATAATACCGCCTGAACCTATAAACATATACCTCTATAGATGCGATTCTCGCTTCCATACAGAACATTTGCAAGAGCTTTTGCGAGAAAAGGAGACTTACGGCATACTCCTCATAGACGCGACAGCCGCAACCTTGGCAACCCTTCAGGGCAGAAGACTCGAAATAGTTAGGGAAGTGACCTCTGGTGTTCCGGGGAAAACCCGTGCCGGAGGGCAATCTGCCAGAAGGTTTGAAAGACTTAGAGAAATGCGCCTCCAAGAGTATTTTAGGCGTGTAGGCGAACATGCAAACGAAGTTTTCCTCCCCATAGAGAATTTGAAGGGTATAATAATTGGTGGACCAGGACCAACCAAATACGACTTCGAGAAGGGCGACTACCTAAACTATCAGCTGAAGGAGAAGATTATCGACACTGTTGACACGGCTTACGTTGACGAACAAGGAGTAAAAGAAATCGTAGACAAGGCGCCAGAGATTATGAGAAAAATCCGCTACATAGAAGAGAGGCAAATAATCCAGCAATTCCTATACGAAATAGGTCACGATACTGGTCTTGCCACTTACGGAGAAGAAGCCGTTAGGAAAGCCTTGGAAGCTGGCGCCGTCAAGACCCTATTGCTTTCAGAAGGTCTCGATATCGCACGTGTGAAGGTCAAGTGCAGTGCATGTGGTTATGAGGAGCAGCAAACCATTAGGGGACCCATGCTAACAAGTTTTGAACAAAGCCTTGTTGGAAAGCCATGCCCAAACTGCAAAGCCCCATCCTTAAGCATCACTGAAAAGCAGGAACTTATAGAAAACTTCGCCCAACTAGCCGAATACACGAACACAGATGTCGAAATAATCTCTGAGGAAACTGAAGAGGGGCAGATGCTGAAAAACTCTTTCGGCGGAATAGCCGCACTTTTGCGGTTCAAGTTACAAGAATGA
- a CDS encoding DUF4430 domain-containing protein, whose product MEISKRSLVIFGLGWLTSLVLVGCIAGYYQMEYQNLLKKLKEYEGHVMRVNICIDYGNGTVKWHNNTVVLSGCDLLSVTKRVAIVNCTYYEGQSPGKYFVNAINNVWNSGSKYWMWYYWNTSGGKWELGSVGADAYILSPNEAVMWRYETPSLYP is encoded by the coding sequence ATGGAAATCTCAAAACGAAGTTTAGTAATATTTGGCTTAGGATGGCTAACATCTCTCGTGCTTGTGGGCTGCATTGCTGGGTATTACCAAATGGAATATCAAAACCTTCTTAAAAAACTCAAGGAATATGAAGGCCACGTTATGCGCGTTAACATATGCATCGATTATGGTAATGGAACTGTAAAATGGCACAACAATACGGTTGTGCTTTCGGGATGTGACCTTTTAAGTGTAACCAAAAGAGTTGCGATTGTAAACTGCACTTATTATGAAGGCCAAAGCCCTGGCAAATATTTTGTAAACGCTATAAACAACGTTTGGAACAGCGGAAGCAAATATTGGATGTGGTATTATTGGAACACGAGTGGTGGCAAATGGGAGTTGGGCAGCGTTGGTGCAGACGCATACATTTTATCTCCTAACGAAGCGGTAATGTGGCGATACGAAACCCCCTCACTTTACCCATAA
- a CDS encoding prenyltransferase/squalene oxidase repeat-containing protein has translation MSPLLLQLISASPLGDDAMEKSGSIHYTAVFGFLLLLLLLSPLFFVGKNNEATPTLEEKTLLEVENPQRDDAEDYASVSEATPLNSETPLSKALNYLKSIQQSDGKISDFATSCWAVMAIAATGENPNNWKGTSGKSIVDYLIENKGQVNLNIPTDVARFVLAMTAAGENPRNIGGTNYVEILKGFFNNSQIGSSSQLNDDFWGVMALVSAGEDANSTIIRESVNFIKTHQNADGGWSWAVGVASDVDDTAAAVMALISAGEDCLTSTIVNALQYLKSQQQSNGGFPSWGVVNSASDSWAIDAICSVGQNPADWKVNNISVVDHLLSLQNADGSFNWTPSTPANKALMTSYAIVALCLRHYPTNGLPIHIRIEGKQATIWRRRVFVAASIVVDDSGQSHYLPKPTVLGALDKAAELGGFAYKVRQTGFGLYVYSIAGEEAAGLSGWMYRVDYYMPYVGMADFEWNITSPPNPPHKELLIYYGDWTNLPLKILVDKTEVHIGENITALVTYYNDTSGIWQPLEGATVHFLYRKYTTNATGYVTITVRYDPPIWAEKPGFIRSDVIEVKIVNNPLNNNTASQQQNRENEASIPFFSEFLQRRIAWLTCESYEIIIH, from the coding sequence TTGTCACCGCTGCTTTTGCAGCTTATAAGCGCAAGTCCGTTAGGAGATGATGCTATGGAAAAGTCTGGAAGCATCCATTACACGGCGGTCTTCGGCTTCCTACTCCTACTACTGCTTCTCTCTCCCTTATTTTTTGTTGGAAAGAACAACGAGGCAACACCAACCCTTGAAGAGAAAACCCTTCTTGAAGTGGAAAATCCACAGAGAGACGATGCTGAGGATTATGCTTCCGTTTCTGAGGCAACACCACTTAACAGTGAAACACCCTTGTCTAAAGCCTTAAACTATTTGAAAAGCATTCAACAATCTGATGGTAAAATATCGGATTTCGCAACCTCGTGTTGGGCGGTTATGGCGATTGCCGCCACCGGCGAAAACCCCAATAACTGGAAAGGAACAAGCGGAAAATCCATAGTTGACTACCTAATCGAGAACAAAGGCCAAGTTAATTTGAACATTCCCACAGATGTTGCACGGTTTGTTTTGGCAATGACCGCCGCCGGAGAGAATCCAAGAAACATAGGAGGTACAAATTATGTTGAAATTCTTAAAGGCTTCTTTAACAATAGCCAAATTGGAAGCTCATCGCAATTAAACGATGACTTTTGGGGTGTCATGGCGTTAGTTTCAGCTGGCGAAGATGCAAACTCAACAATCATCAGAGAATCTGTTAACTTTATTAAAACACATCAGAACGCTGATGGCGGTTGGAGCTGGGCTGTTGGTGTAGCAAGCGACGTAGACGACACAGCTGCGGCGGTTATGGCTTTAATCTCCGCTGGCGAGGACTGCCTAACAAGCACCATTGTAAATGCACTTCAATATTTGAAAAGCCAGCAGCAGTCTAACGGGGGATTTCCAAGCTGGGGTGTTGTGAACAGTGCTTCAGACTCTTGGGCTATAGATGCCATATGCAGTGTCGGGCAGAACCCAGCAGACTGGAAAGTGAACAACATAAGCGTGGTTGACCACCTTTTAAGCCTCCAAAACGCCGATGGCTCTTTTAACTGGACGCCAAGCACTCCAGCCAATAAGGCGCTTATGACATCCTACGCCATTGTCGCCTTATGTTTGAGGCATTATCCAACCAACGGTTTACCCATCCACATAAGAATCGAAGGGAAGCAAGCAACCATTTGGCGGCGCAGAGTCTTCGTGGCAGCATCCATAGTGGTGGACGATTCTGGGCAATCGCATTATCTGCCAAAACCCACAGTTCTTGGAGCCTTAGACAAGGCAGCAGAACTCGGCGGATTCGCCTACAAAGTTAGACAAACGGGCTTCGGCTTATATGTCTACTCAATAGCCGGAGAAGAAGCCGCCGGCCTATCCGGCTGGATGTACCGTGTGGACTATTACATGCCTTATGTCGGCATGGCAGATTTCGAATGGAATATCACATCACCTCCAAACCCACCCCACAAAGAACTGTTAATCTACTATGGCGACTGGACAAACTTGCCGCTGAAAATATTGGTTGACAAAACAGAAGTACATATCGGCGAAAACATAACAGCGCTCGTCACCTACTACAACGATACAAGCGGCATTTGGCAACCCCTTGAAGGAGCAACAGTTCACTTTCTCTATAGAAAATACACAACAAATGCAACGGGCTATGTAACCATCACGGTAAGATATGACCCACCCATCTGGGCTGAAAAACCAGGTTTTATCCGAAGCGATGTAATTGAAGTTAAAATAGTCAATAACCCACTGAACAACAACACAGCAAGTCAACAACAAAATCGAGAAAATGAAGCAAGCATCCCCTTTTTCTCTGAGTTCCTTCAGAGACGGATAGCTTGGCTGACATGTGAGTCATATGAAATAATAATCCACTGA